The Lactuca sativa cultivar Salinas chromosome 2, Lsat_Salinas_v11, whole genome shotgun sequence genome includes a window with the following:
- the LOC111896277 gene encoding uncharacterized protein LOC111896277 — protein sequence MVCKRQILARKRFKEEHPELFPKPQPTPPQDPNKKKKKKKSNFKRKKSDSTDPSKSRRPAYKKHPLRVPGMRPGDSCFICKADNHIAKNCPEKDQWEKHKICLLCRQRGHSLKNCPKKSGEDVDDKLCYNCGDFGHSLALCSQPLQDGGTKYASCFICKERGHLSKDCPKNAHGIYPKGGCCKVCGGVTHLAKDCPNKSNRSDSAKRSTGIGAVARGQVTKFASGDDLEDDFSMIEDDKEKKTFEPKADIVSNESKPKKKQGTKVVNFVG from the exons ATGGTGTGCAAAAGGCAGATATTAGCTCGCAAACGATTCAAGGAAGAGCACCCGGAACTGTTTCCTAAACCCCAGCCCACACCGCCACAGGATccgaataagaagaagaagaagaagaagagtaatTTCAAGCGCAAGAAATCAGATTCCACTGACCCGAGCAAATCCAGGAGACCTGCATACAAAAAACACCCTCTCAGAGTGCCCGGAATGAGACCCGGTGATAGCTGTTTCATCTGTAAAGCTGATAATCATATTGCCAAAAATTGCCCGGAGAAAGATCAATGGGAAAAACACAAG ATATGTTTGTTATGTCGGCAACGTGGCCACAGTCTCAAGAACTGCCCCAAGAAAAGTGGAGAGGATGTTGATGACAAGTTATGTTATAATTGTGGAGACTTTGGACATTCTTTGGCTCTATGCTCCCAGCCACTTCAAGATG GGGGAACAAAATATGCATCGTGCTTTATATGTAAAGAACGAGGACATTTGAGTAAGGATTGTCCTAAAAACGCGCATGGAATATATCCGAAG ggaggttgttgcaaagtatgtgggggtgtgacacatttggCTAAAGATTGTCCAAACAAAAGCAATAGAAGTGATTCTGCCAAAAGAT CAACTGGGATAGGAGCAGTTGCAAGAGGGCAGGTGACCAAATTTGCAAGTGGTGATGATCTTGAGGATGATTTCAGCATGATTGAAGATGATAAAGAGAAGAAGACTTTTGAGCCCAAAGCTGATATTGTTTCTAACGAATCCAAACCAAAGAAGAAACAAGGAACAAAAGTGGTAAACTTTGTGGGTTAA
- the LOC111896310 gene encoding uncharacterized protein LOC111896310: protein MDFLNFVKSFVVYVVIFAFSVQTTLGSIACENLNKDSCAFAVSSSGKRCVLEKNVRRSGEEVFVCSTSQIDTNKLASWIETDECLDACGLNRNILGISSDSLLESRFMQKLCSTQCHNGCPNIVDLYNNLAVGEGVYLPSLCQAQGNIKRRGMSEIRSSGYIGAPGPMVPVKFMVDGSLAMVPSPSGSC from the exons ATGGATTTTCTGAATTTTGTCAAGAGTTTTGTGGTCTATGTGGTTATCTTCGCATTCTCTGTTCAAACCACTCTAG GAAGCATTGCATGTGAGAATTTGAACAAGGACTCATGTGCATTTGCGGTATCATCAAGTGGAAAGCGATGTGTGCTTGAGAAGAATGTCCGAAGGAGCGGGGAGGAGGTGTTTGTTTGCAGTACCTCACAAATAGATACTAATAAGTTAGCAAGTTGGATAGAAACTGATGAATGCCTAGATGCATGTGGGCTTAACCGTAACATCCTAGGGATCTCCTCCGACTCCCTTCTTGAGTCTCGGTTCATGCAAAAACTTTGCTCAACTCAATGTCACAATGGTTGTCCGAATATTGTTGATCTATACAATAATCTTGCCGTTGGCGAAG gTGTATATTTACCGAGCTTATGTCAAGCACAAGGAAATATCAAACGAAGAGGGATGAGTGAGATAAGGAGCTCGGGCTACATTGGCGCGCCTGGACCCATGGTGCCTGTGAAATTTATGGTTGATGGTTCACTGGCAATGGTCCCGTCCCCTTCTGGTTCCTGTTAG